CGAGGGCGTTTTGCTTTCTTTGGATTTTTTCTTTCTCCCCGGTTTCGATGAAGGGGCGGACGGATGACTCGATGAGCGTCCGGATCGCTTCGTTTCCCCGGGCCAGCTTGTTTCCCCAAACTGACGCCATTGTTCCTTCGCTTTCTGCTCGATCGCTTCGAGATATCGCCCCACCGTTTCGGCGGCGGCGTTTTCCTTTTTTTCATTGAGGACCAGAACCACGCTCATCAGAGCGTCGATGAGGATTTTGTCCCGGTCGAGCGTCATCGCCTGAAGCGCGGTCTTGTAGGTTTCCATGGTCTTCGCGGCGTAGAGGCAGTAGACCCGGTGCGCCTGCAAGTCATCCGGCGCGTTTTCGATGAGCTTGCGCATTCCCTGACGCGCCAGCTCCAGCTCTTCATGGAGGTCGGAAAGACCGGAGGCTAACTTCGGAAGAGTTCCCATAACGAGGCTTGTCTCCATCGCTGAATCGGCAAGAACCAGCCATCCAGCGCCGATTGATTTTTTGGAAATCGGAAATCTGGCTTTCGATGCATCGCCACGGCAAAGGCTTGTTTTCCAAGTAAAAAAGGTAAGAAGCGGGAGGAAGAAATCCCCCCGCTTTTTGGAAGGAAAAAGCCCGATGCGCACTCGGACAGGAAGGTGACAGTCAATCTGATTCCCAAAATTTAATGGCCTGGGTCAATCCATCCCTGAAACGAAAGGAATTGCCTTCGAGCCATTCTCGATTTGATACTCCAAGACGAGAAGCCCTTCGTTGTATTCGCGAGAGGGCTTCTTAACTATTGTCTGCTGGGACAAGGGTATGTTTCCATATCCCTTTTAAATATAATGATTTATATCGATAATAAATGAGGGGTTTGCTATTTTTTGCGATGTTCTGCGGCAAGAGATTTTAAAAGCGGATTGATTTTTCGGGTTTTATAATAAAAATCGCGTGAAACTTTTTTAGGGCTTGATTTTTAGGCCGGGGTTTAATAGTATTCCTCCTGATTCCCTCCAATCCTTAACAAAATACCGGGTGTTTATGAACTCTCCTGATGTCCTGTGGAATCGTTGTCTCGACCACGTAAAAAGTAAGATACATGCTGAAAACTATGCAACCTGGTTTTCTCCTACCTATATTCGATCATACGAAGAAAATTCATTTTTAATAGCAGTTCCGAATTATTTTTACAAAAAATGCCTTGAGGAAAATTACCTGGATTTGATTCAGGAATCCGTAAAAAAAGTCACAGGCGCGGCCCCTGAGATTGATTTTTATATCGATCCGGAATTTGGCGAAGAGCAGGAAAATTCCAGTCCTGTTATTGAAATTCCAGCGCCAACTTTGTCTGCGGAGCGGATGGAGCAAGGTCCAGCTTCAACATTGAACCCTAAATTCACTTTTTCCAGCTTTGTTGTGGGTTCCAGCAACCAGTTTGCCCAGGCGGCGGCTCAAGCCGTTGCCAAGAACCCGGCGATGGCCTACAACCCCTTGTTTTTATATGGCGGAGTCGGGCTGGGGAAAACCCATCTACTGCACGCGATCGGCAACGAAATTCTGCGCAATAATTCCAATGTTCATGTGCGCTATTTAACGGCAGAGCAATTCACCGTCGATTTGATCGAATCGTTGAGAAAAGACCGGATGCCTGATTTTCGGGCAAAATACCGTCCTCTCGATGTCTTGCTGGTGGACGATATCCAGTTCATCGCGGGCAAAGAACGGACGCAAGAGGAATTCTTTTACACATTCAACGCCCTGTACGAGTCGCACAAGCAGGTTGTCCTGTCGAGCGACCGTTACCCGAAGGAAATCCACAATATTGAAGAGCGCCTGCGCTCGCGCTTCGAGTCGGGTCTGATTGCGGACATCAAATTGCCGGATTTAGAAACGAAAGTGGCGATTCTTGAAAGAAAAGCGGAGTTTCACAAGAAAAACGTTCCGAACGACGTCAATCTTTTCATCGCCAGCAATATCAAAACCAATATTCGCGAGTTGGAAGGCCTGTTGTTGCGGATCATTGCTTTTGCCTCGTTCACCCGTAAAGAGATCACCCTGGAGCTGGCGAAAGACGTTTTGAAGGACTTCACCTACGATAAAAACAAGAACTTCAATGTCCCCAAGATATTGAAAATAGTAGCTTCCCACTACAATCTGAAGGTTTCCGATCTCAAATCGAAGAAGCGTTCGCGCAATATTTCAGTCCCTCGCCAGATCGCCATGTATTTGTCGCGGGAATACACCCAGACTTCGCTCCCGGAAATCGGCAAACAGTTTGGGGGAAAAGATCACACCACAGTTTTATATTCTTACCGCCAGATCTCCAACCTGATCAAAGAAAGTTCTGATATTTCAGGCTCGGTGCAAAGCATCATCAAGAAAATCGAACGTGAATAAATTGTTGGAAAGCTGTATAAAAAATGTGATTTAAAGGGTCAAAATAAGGTATACTTTAGTGTACGCAAATTAGCGCCCAACCAGCCTTGGAAACTGACTGCTTGACTAACAGATTCTGCATTGAAAATTCCTAATAGAATCGATGACTTAATGCGATTCTCCACATAATAAACAGGCCCTACTACTTCTTCTTGTTTATATTTTTATTCAGTTAATCTACTTACGTAATAGTTAATGGATCAATCGACCGACAGCCCAGTTTACGATTCCAGCAATATTAAAATTCTGGAAGGCCTCGAAGCGGTTCGCAAACGCCCTGCGATGTACATCGGAGGAACCGGCGCCAATGGCTTGCATCATCTCATTTTTGAGCTGGTGGACAACAGCATTGACGAGGCGAATGCGGGTCATTGCGATTTCATCCGGGTCATCATTCACATTGATAACAGCGTGACGGTGAGCGACAACGGTCGCGGCATCCCTGTGGATTTGCATACGGATCGCAATGTATCGGCGGCGGAAGTGGTGATGACGGTGTTGCATGCCGGCGGCAAATTCGACAAAAACAGTTATAAAGTCTCTGCGGGCTTGCATGGGGTTGGCGTTTCGGTTGTGAATGCGCTGTCTGAAGACCTGCATCTTGAGATCCGCAGAAACGAACAGATTTACGTTCAGAAGTATCAGGCGGGAAAACCGGTCACCACCCTGGATGTCATCGGAAAAACAAATTCACGCGGCACCAAGATCGTTTTCAAGCCGGATGGCACGATCTTCGAGGTGTTGACCTTCAGTTTTGAGATTCTGGCGAATCGTCTCAGGGAATTGTCCTTTTTGAACAAGGGCGTGAAGATTCAACTGAAAGACGAGCGCGACGGTCGCAATGATGAATTTTTCTACGAAGGCGGCATCGTTTCCTTTGTGGATCATCTCAACACCAACAAGAAGACCTTGCACGACCAGCCCATTCATATCGAACTGGATCGCGAGGAGTGTTATCTCGATCTGGCGATGCAATACAACGATAGCTATGTTGATGAGATTTTTTCTTACGTCAATAACGTCAATACGCGCGACGGCGGAACGCATCTCACCGGTTTCCGCGCGGCCTTGACGCGCACTATCAACAGTTACGCTTCGCAGAATGGAATGTTGAAAAACGTCAATGTATCTATTTCCGGCGACGATGTGCGCGAGGGTCTGGTTGCCGTGTTGAGCGTTAAAATCCCAGAACCGCAGTTCGAGGGGCAGACGAAAGGAAAGCTGGGCAATACCGAAGTGAAGGGTATGGTCGAGCAGATTGTTAATGACAAGCTGGGTCAGTTGTTTGAGGAAAATCCGCAGATAGCGAAAGCGATTGTGGGCAAAGCCATTGCGGCGGCGCAGGCGAGGGAGGCGGCGAAGAAGGCGAAAGACCTGGTGCGCCGCAAAAACGCTCTGGAGATCAGTTCGCTTCCTGGAAAGCTGGCGGATTGCGCCGAAAAAGACCCGGAATTGTCGGAATTGTACATCGTGGAGGGAGATTCCGCTGGCGGTTCGGCCAAACAGGGTCGCAATCGAAAATTTCAGGCCATCCTGCCTATCAAGGGTAAGATCCTCAACGTTGAAAAAGCGCGTTACGAAAAGATGATCGGTAGCGATGAAATTCGCACCTTGATCACGGCGCTGGGCACGAGCATTGGCAAGGACGTCAACCTTGAGAATTTGCGTTATCACAAAATCATCATCATGACCGACGCGGACGTCGACGGCGCGCATATCCGAACGCTGTTGTTGACGTTTTTCTTCCGTCAGATGCCGGATCTGATCAAACGGGGCTATCTCTACATCGCGCAACCGCCTTTGTACAAGGTCAAAAAAGGAAAAGTCGAAGAGTATCTGAAAAATGAAAAGGCCTTGATCCATTATCTCGTGGAAAAAGGAACTGAGAAAATGGAGTTGAAAAACGCGCGCGGCGATTCATTTTCTAAAGAAGGTTCGCTGGCGGAAGTGGTCAACCGATTATTGCGCTTCAAGGAATGTTTTGAGCAGGTGGTGAAGAACAATATCCCGCCTTCCTTGTTGAACGCATTGATCGCTTCGGATATCGAGCGCAAGGACTTTGAATCGCTGGAAGCGATCCTGCATTGCGTTGCGCGTATCATCGATTTGCAGATAGACGAGGCGAGACGCGAGCAAAGCCAGTACATGCAGGGCGGTTTCAATCTCCCGATTGAATTTGTCAATTGCGGCGAACTGGATTCGTTGGACCCGGCTTTGCTTGAAAAGTATCAACTGCAACTGGAAGCGCAGGGCGAAGGTCGCCTGGTGGGCCGGGTTGCTTCTGAGAACAACCGTTGCGACTTGAA
This window of the Candidatus Nitrohelix vancouverensis genome carries:
- the dnaA gene encoding chromosomal replication initiator protein DnaA; translated protein: MNSPDVLWNRCLDHVKSKIHAENYATWFSPTYIRSYEENSFLIAVPNYFYKKCLEENYLDLIQESVKKVTGAAPEIDFYIDPEFGEEQENSSPVIEIPAPTLSAERMEQGPASTLNPKFTFSSFVVGSSNQFAQAAAQAVAKNPAMAYNPLFLYGGVGLGKTHLLHAIGNEILRNNSNVHVRYLTAEQFTVDLIESLRKDRMPDFRAKYRPLDVLLVDDIQFIAGKERTQEEFFYTFNALYESHKQVVLSSDRYPKEIHNIEERLRSRFESGLIADIKLPDLETKVAILERKAEFHKKNVPNDVNLFIASNIKTNIRELEGLLLRIIAFASFTRKEITLELAKDVLKDFTYDKNKNFNVPKILKIVASHYNLKVSDLKSKKRSRNISVPRQIAMYLSREYTQTSLPEIGKQFGGKDHTTVLYSYRQISNLIKESSDISGSVQSIIKKIERE
- the gyrB gene encoding DNA topoisomerase (ATP-hydrolyzing) subunit B; protein product: MDQSTDSPVYDSSNIKILEGLEAVRKRPAMYIGGTGANGLHHLIFELVDNSIDEANAGHCDFIRVIIHIDNSVTVSDNGRGIPVDLHTDRNVSAAEVVMTVLHAGGKFDKNSYKVSAGLHGVGVSVVNALSEDLHLEIRRNEQIYVQKYQAGKPVTTLDVIGKTNSRGTKIVFKPDGTIFEVLTFSFEILANRLRELSFLNKGVKIQLKDERDGRNDEFFYEGGIVSFVDHLNTNKKTLHDQPIHIELDREECYLDLAMQYNDSYVDEIFSYVNNVNTRDGGTHLTGFRAALTRTINSYASQNGMLKNVNVSISGDDVREGLVAVLSVKIPEPQFEGQTKGKLGNTEVKGMVEQIVNDKLGQLFEENPQIAKAIVGKAIAAAQAREAAKKAKDLVRRKNALEISSLPGKLADCAEKDPELSELYIVEGDSAGGSAKQGRNRKFQAILPIKGKILNVEKARYEKMIGSDEIRTLITALGTSIGKDVNLENLRYHKIIIMTDADVDGAHIRTLLLTFFFRQMPDLIKRGYLYIAQPPLYKVKKGKVEEYLKNEKALIHYLVEKGTEKMELKNARGDSFSKEGSLAEVVNRLLRFKECFEQVVKNNIPPSLLNALIASDIERKDFESLEAILHCVARIIDLQIDEARREQSQYMQGGFNLPIEFVNCGELDSLDPALLEKYQLQLEAQGEGRLVGRVASENNRCDLNHEIKNFSLRIELNQENQLYKFFLSGMNWGREFEIKINIGFVESAIMQKIRQVYDPIREMDYPPFELNNNNDITIVNDKKELLTTLLESAKKGLYIQRYKGLGEMNPNQLWETTMDPDQRALLQVRADDLVASEELFTTLMGDQVEPRRKFIQDNALQAKNIDI